One Yoonia sp. BS5-3 genomic window carries:
- a CDS encoding thiamine diphosphokinase, whose translation MKAEIIVSSDKPVCLVGGAKIENSSFSADFPFVNSFVAVDGGADHLLRSGITPAAVIGDLDSISDQARATFADQLCHISEQETTDFEKALIRVAAPAVLAVGFTGGRIDHSLAVLNVMARYPERAVLLADPDDVSFIARSDGTDLTLPAGCRISLMPLADLSVTATGLEWPLHDMALAPAGKTSASNAAVGGPIHVQTGGPLLITLPRAHLPEALQAVFRAG comes from the coding sequence ATGAAGGCAGAGATCATTGTTTCAAGTGATAAACCAGTTTGTCTTGTCGGCGGAGCAAAGATTGAAAATTCTTCATTTTCGGCGGATTTCCCCTTTGTGAACAGCTTTGTAGCTGTTGATGGCGGGGCAGATCATTTGCTTCGATCCGGGATCACACCTGCCGCAGTCATCGGCGATTTGGACAGTATTTCGGATCAGGCGCGTGCCACTTTTGCCGATCAGCTTTGCCATATTTCAGAACAAGAGACGACCGATTTCGAAAAAGCCCTGATCCGCGTTGCAGCCCCAGCCGTTCTGGCCGTCGGTTTTACCGGGGGGCGGATCGATCACAGTCTTGCCGTTCTCAACGTGATGGCCCGTTATCCAGAACGTGCTGTGTTGCTGGCCGACCCAGACGATGTTTCGTTTATCGCAAGGTCTGATGGCACGGATCTGACCCTGCCTGCCGGTTGCCGTATCTCCCTGATGCCGTTGGCCGACCTTTCAGTCACAGCAACAGGTTTGGAATGGCCGCTGCATGATATGGCGCTTGCCCCGGCGGGAAAGACCAGCGCATCGAATGCTGCCGTGGGCGGTCCAATCCATGTTCAGACTGGCGGGCCGTTGCTGATCACCCTGCCGCGGGCGCATCTGCCGGAGGCCTTGCAAGCCGTCTTTCGCGCAGGATGA
- a CDS encoding L-serine ammonia-lyase, producing MFLSVFDIFKVGIGPSSSHTMGPMVAAARFLDHLRAQPFQLAGVQAALHGSLAFTGVGHATDRAVILGLAGFQPDSFDAAKAEAALAQIAQDHVVQPDGLGPLRFHPKEDLIFDYGPALPGHANGLILRGTDAQGDVITEVIYYSTGGGFVVTEAELANPPKQDRATPVPFPFQSAAEMLTMAADSGRSIAQMKRANELAHRTATAVDDGLARIWAVMQACIQRGLTTEGILPGGLHVRRRAKAIHDALAAERGMNMVAPHVINDVISTFAMAVNEENAAGGQVVTAPTNGAAGVIPATLRYWLDYVPSATPARVPEFLLTAAAVGGLIKVNASISGAECGCQAEVGSAAAMAAAGLAAVMNGTPEQIENAAEIALEHHLGMTCDPVKGLVQVPCIERNGLGAIKAVSAASLALRGDGAHLVPLDAAIETMRQTGADMSDKYKETALGGLAVNVPNC from the coding sequence ATGTTTCTATCTGTTTTCGATATTTTCAAAGTCGGGATCGGCCCGTCATCTTCCCATACAATGGGGCCGATGGTTGCGGCGGCCCGGTTTTTGGATCACCTGCGCGCCCAACCTTTCCAACTGGCCGGGGTGCAGGCCGCGCTACATGGCAGCCTGGCCTTTACCGGCGTCGGCCATGCCACAGACCGGGCCGTGATCCTGGGCCTCGCAGGTTTTCAACCCGATAGCTTTGACGCCGCCAAGGCCGAAGCTGCGCTGGCGCAAATCGCGCAAGACCATGTTGTGCAGCCCGATGGGCTGGGTCCGCTGCGGTTTCACCCCAAAGAGGATCTGATCTTTGACTACGGCCCCGCCCTGCCCGGCCATGCCAATGGGCTTATCCTGCGCGGCACTGATGCCCAAGGCGATGTGATTACCGAGGTCATCTATTATTCCACTGGCGGCGGTTTCGTTGTCACCGAGGCTGAGCTGGCGAACCCTCCCAAACAGGACAGGGCCACACCCGTTCCTTTCCCGTTTCAAAGCGCTGCCGAGATGCTGACGATGGCCGCAGACTCTGGTCGTAGCATCGCGCAGATGAAGCGCGCCAATGAACTGGCACACCGCACCGCCACGGCGGTCGATGATGGGCTGGCCCGTATTTGGGCGGTCATGCAGGCCTGTATCCAGCGCGGACTGACAACGGAAGGTATATTGCCCGGGGGGTTGCATGTCCGCCGCCGGGCGAAGGCGATCCATGATGCTTTGGCTGCTGAGCGTGGCATGAACATGGTCGCCCCGCATGTGATCAATGATGTGATTTCAACCTTTGCGATGGCCGTGAATGAAGAAAATGCAGCCGGTGGTCAGGTTGTCACCGCCCCGACAAACGGCGCCGCCGGGGTGATCCCCGCAACACTCCGCTATTGGCTTGATTATGTCCCCAGCGCCACGCCCGCACGCGTGCCCGAATTCCTGCTGACAGCCGCAGCTGTGGGCGGGTTGATCAAAGTGAATGCCTCAATCTCGGGGGCGGAATGCGGCTGCCAGGCCGAGGTCGGCAGCGCTGCCGCGATGGCTGCTGCAGGGCTGGCCGCGGTGATGAACGGCACGCCTGAACAGATTGAAAACGCGGCCGAAATCGCATTAGAGCACCATCTGGGCATGACCTGCGATCCGGTCAAGGGCCTGGTCCAGGTGCCCTGCATTGAACGCAATGGGCTGGGCGCGATCAAAGCTGTCTCAGCGGCATCACTGGCCCTGCGCGGTGACGGCGCGCATTTGGTGCCGCTTGATGCAGCCATTGAAACGATGCGCCAAACCGGGGCGGATATGAGCGATAAATACAAGGAAACCGCCCTTGGCGGGCTCGCCGTGAATGTGCCGAATTGCTAG
- a CDS encoding adenylosuccinate synthase → MANVVVVGAQWGDEGKGKIVDWLSERADVIARFQGGHNAGHTLVIDAAVYKLHALPSGVVRGGKLSVIGNGVVLDPWHLIKEIETLRGQGVSITPQTLMIAENTPLILPFHGELDRARENQNSVAKIGTTGRGIGPCYEDKVGRRVIRVADLADAATLELRVDRALVHHDALRRGLGLEPIDRDAILAELRQIAPEILQYAAPVWKVLNEKRKAGKRILFEGAQGALLDIDFGTYPFVTSSNVIAGQAATGVGMGPGAIDFVLGIVKAYTTRVGEGPFPTELDDADGQRLGERGHEFGTTTGRKRRCGWFDACLVRQTCATSGVSGISLTKLDVLDGFETLKICVGYELDGETLDYLPTAADQQARCKPIYEEIEGWSESTEGARSWADLPAQAIKYVRRIEELIDCPVALVSTSPERDDTILVTDPFAD, encoded by the coding sequence TGGCTGTCCGAACGAGCCGATGTGATTGCCCGGTTCCAGGGCGGGCATAATGCGGGTCATACGTTGGTCATCGATGCGGCGGTCTACAAACTGCACGCGCTGCCGTCGGGTGTCGTGCGCGGCGGCAAATTGTCCGTGATCGGCAATGGTGTTGTCCTGGACCCGTGGCATTTGATCAAGGAAATTGAGACGCTGCGCGGCCAGGGCGTATCGATCACGCCTCAGACACTGATGATCGCGGAAAACACCCCTCTAATCCTGCCCTTCCATGGTGAGCTGGACCGTGCGCGGGAAAATCAGAACTCTGTTGCGAAGATTGGCACGACCGGGCGCGGCATTGGACCCTGCTACGAAGACAAAGTTGGCCGCCGCGTGATCCGTGTGGCTGATCTGGCCGATGCCGCCACGCTTGAGCTGCGTGTTGACCGTGCCCTGGTGCACCATGATGCGCTGCGCCGCGGGTTGGGTCTTGAGCCGATTGATCGCGATGCAATCCTTGCCGAACTGCGCCAGATTGCGCCTGAGATTTTGCAATATGCCGCCCCGGTCTGGAAGGTGCTGAATGAAAAGCGCAAAGCCGGGAAACGGATTTTGTTTGAAGGGGCGCAGGGCGCGCTGCTTGATATTGATTTCGGCACTTATCCCTTCGTGACATCATCCAACGTGATTGCAGGCCAGGCGGCAACAGGCGTTGGCATGGGCCCCGGCGCGATTGATTTCGTTTTGGGGATCGTCAAAGCCTACACGACCCGCGTTGGCGAAGGCCCGTTCCCGACCGAATTGGACGACGCCGATGGCCAACGTCTTGGCGAACGGGGGCATGAGTTTGGCACGACGACAGGCCGGAAACGGCGTTGCGGCTGGTTTGATGCCTGTCTGGTCCGCCAGACCTGTGCGACATCAGGTGTGTCTGGTATCTCATTGACCAAGCTGGATGTTCTGGATGGGTTTGAGACACTGAAAATCTGCGTCGGGTATGAGCTGGATGGCGAAACGCTGGATTATCTGCCGACGGCCGCCGATCAACAGGCGCGGTGCAAGCCGATCTATGAAGAAATTGAAGGCTGGTCGGAATCCACGGAAGGTGCGCGCTCTTGGGCGGATTTGCCTGCTCAAGCGATCAAATATGTGCGCCGCATCGAAGAGTTGATCGATTGTCCGGTCGCCCTAGTTTCTACCTCGCCAGAACGGGACGACACAATTCTGGTGACGGATCCATTCGCGGACTAA
- a CDS encoding DMT family transporter has protein sequence MNDDRPFLGVMLMLAFCVLAPLGDSMAKLLGGAVALGVLILARFAIQAALLAPLVWWSGSGFALPKGLLWWTILRSVLHILGIGLMFKALQYLPLADTLAIAFVMPFIMLLLGHFVMNEHVGLHRMAACAVGFVGTLLVIQPNFVQVGYPALLPLGVAVIFALFMMVTRKIARNVEPIKLQTISGLQATLIMLPVAFLMPASPDATLMPQGADVWGMLLALGAIGTVAHLFMTWSLRFAPASTLAPMQYLEIPFGTLIGWLIFAELPNGLAAVGICITIGAGLYIILRERRLARPPADAPAAG, from the coding sequence ATGAATGATGATCGTCCCTTTCTTGGTGTGATGCTGATGCTGGCTTTTTGCGTGCTGGCCCCGCTTGGCGATAGCATGGCAAAACTGCTGGGCGGGGCCGTGGCGCTGGGGGTTTTGATCTTGGCGCGCTTTGCGATCCAAGCCGCTTTATTGGCCCCCTTGGTCTGGTGGTCGGGGAGCGGCTTTGCCCTGCCCAAGGGGCTGCTCTGGTGGACGATCTTGCGCAGTGTTTTGCACATCCTGGGCATCGGGTTGATGTTCAAAGCCCTGCAATATTTGCCGTTGGCAGACACTCTGGCAATCGCGTTTGTGATGCCCTTTATCATGCTGCTGCTGGGGCATTTCGTCATGAATGAGCATGTCGGCCTGCACCGGATGGCCGCCTGTGCTGTCGGCTTTGTTGGCACGCTCTTGGTGATCCAACCCAATTTCGTGCAAGTCGGCTATCCCGCCCTGCTGCCGCTTGGGGTGGCTGTGATCTTTGCACTGTTCATGATGGTTACCCGTAAAATTGCGCGCAACGTAGAACCAATAAAATTACAAACAATCAGCGGCTTACAGGCCACACTTATCATGCTGCCGGTTGCCTTTCTGATGCCCGCCAGCCCTGACGCCACGCTTATGCCGCAGGGCGCAGATGTGTGGGGTATGCTGCTCGCGCTTGGTGCGATCGGGACGGTCGCGCATTTGTTCATGACATGGAGCCTGCGTTTCGCCCCCGCCTCAACCCTTGCGCCAATGCAATATCTGGAAATCCCGTTTGGCACACTGATCGGATGGCTGATTTTTGCAGAACTGCCCAATGGGCTTGCCGCTGTCGGGATCTGCATCACGATCGGGGCCGGGCTTTATATCATCCTGCGCGAAAGACGGCTTGCAAGGCCTCCGGCAGATGCGCCCGCGGCAGGGTGA
- a CDS encoding DUF2842 domain-containing protein, which produces MRYKARKRLALFVLVVGLPAYIVVAATIMSQASRFPLALELLTYIVLGIGWVFPLKRVFIGIGQVDPDAENDQ; this is translated from the coding sequence ATGCGGTACAAGGCACGTAAACGTCTGGCACTGTTTGTGCTGGTGGTGGGGCTTCCGGCCTATATCGTTGTGGCCGCAACGATTATGAGCCAGGCCTCGCGCTTTCCGCTTGCACTGGAACTGCTGACCTACATCGTACTGGGCATCGGTTGGGTCTTCCCACTGAAGCGGGTCTTTATCGGGATCGGTCAAGTCGATCCGGACGCCGAAAACGATCAGTAG